The following coding sequences lie in one Cryptococcus gattii WM276 chromosome L, complete sequence genomic window:
- a CDS encoding uncharacterized protein (Similar to SGTC gene model, INSD accession EAL17758.1): MSISKRPSLDLCLATLHELLYPSPILSLLFSALNLSAHFQLFANQLSSDAALIEALHEKHYYMVHESGMSEREEISKGYLLDSSEGEKVKHIRYRKEEVFDASIRLRKHHIATSLAMIKRDPRQVKVLIDLYFPNIDPDDHSYRKNEHLFISCMKRSQARKMVEERKTVIQWYKDAVEVFDAQEPPLPYRTFFYGENSSLAHGRALTQTLLEECQEIVQEAWDLEALLAGDETWQGKKLAISKGKGRAYTMAATVTESKITSISPPLKPARQPRISLPTNLNSDLNSSPSTNNDRRTISPPSDSESVRIRTLPRLSFSSSSIRKTSSALLRGDYQAEVAGTPSKAPMHISAQKTGPLIEKKGTTSSPSSRMTYLKESSESSKRQSPHSEVTNKRVPLPVLAPSSPSSPRTKTEDLVKFSKETEIQWAAKERRAEEARLRRSSGGTKVGNGSGERMEVGATPTTPTQKPVTPSSIQTKTTVVKKKRPRQSFPLSGPEFSRNTVSGSGSAKKRPKIVE; the protein is encoded by the exons ATGTCCATCTCCAAACGCCCATCTCTCGATCTCTGCCTCGCAACCCTCCACGAACTTCTTTATCCGTCACCCATCCTCTCACTCCTCTTTTCCGCTCTCAACCTTTCTGCCCATTTTCAACTCTTTGCAAACCAACTCTCTTCCGATGCGGCACTTATAGAAGCTTTGCATGAGAAGCACTACTATATGGTGCACGAGTCAGGTATGAGTGAGAGGGAGGAGATTTCGAAAGGATACTTGTTGGATAGCTctgaaggagagaaggtCAAGCATATACGGTATcggaaagaagaggtaTTCGATGCTTCTATTCGATTGAGAAAACAT CACATTGCAACGTCTCTTGCCATGATTAAACGGGACCCTCGTCAAGTCAAAGTTCTCATCGATTTGTACTTTCCAAATATTGATCCGGACGACCACTCCTACCGCAAGAATGAACACCTTTTTATAAGCTGTATGAAGCGCTCCCAAGCGAGAAAGATGGTGGAAGAACGGAAAACTGTAATCCAGTGGTATAAAGATGCCGTAGAGGTTTTTGA TGCTCAAGAGCCTCCATTACCCTATAGGACGTTCTTCTATGGCGAAAATAGCTCTCTTGCTCATGGAAGGGCGTTGACCCAGACTTTATTAGAGGAATGTCAGGAAATTGTTCAGGAAGCGTGGGATTTGGAAGCTTTATTGGCCGGTGATGAGACTTGGCAAGGGAAGAAGTTGGCTATCAGTAAAGGAAAAGGTCGCGCT TATACGATGGCAGCTACCGTAACAGAGAGCAAGATTACAAGTATATCCCCGCCCCTAAAGCCCGCACGCCAACCTAGGATCTCTCTGCCTACCAATCTCAATTCCGACCTCAATTCCTCGCCTTCTACCAACAACGATAGACGTACAATATCGCCGCCTAGTGATTCCGAAAGTGTGCGTATCCGGACGTTGCCCCGTTTATCTTTCTCCTCCAGCTCTATTCGCAAGACAAGCAGTGCTCTTTTACGAGGCGATTATCAAGCGGAAGTGGCGGGGACACCGTCGAAAGCGCCGATGCATATCAGTGCGCAAAAGACTGGTCCTCTGattgagaagaagggcacGACTTCGTCTCCCTCATCAAGAATGACTTATCTTAAGGAATCGTCAGAATCGTCCAAACGTCAATCGCCACATTCAGAAGTGACTAACAAGCGAGTACCATTGCCCGTTCTTGCGCCTTCATCCCCCTCATCTCCTCGTACGAAAACCGAGGACCTTGTGAAATTTAGCAAGGAGACTGAAATTCAGTGGGCGGcaaaggagagaagagcagaagaagctcgTCTGCGGCGGTCTTCAGGCGGAACGAAAGTGGGAAACGGAAGTGGAGAGAGAATGGAGGTCGGTGCTACTCCAACGACCCCAACCCAGAAGCCAGTGACACCCTCTTCCATCCAGACAAAAACGACGGtagtgaagaagaaacgTCCCAGACAGTCATTCCCGCTTTCGGGACCTGAGTTCTCTCGAAATACGGTTTCTGGATCTGGAAGCGCGAAGAAGCGACCAAAGATCGTCGAGTGA
- a CDS encoding Mitochondrial inner membrane protein, putative; Sco2p (Similar to TIGR gene model, INSD accession AAW45134.1; involved in delivery of copper to cytochrome c oxidase): MNTLRTTLSRPSASLRTAVLPKFSVRPPASCRAAQAVFARSFASETPSTQSRLDQQQQKARDQSTVGPFTWKAASLFLLTGVGLYMYFESEKTKVQDRRRQELAAKSVGRPSIGGPFTLTTHKGETFTEQDLKGKWSLIYFGFTHCPDICPEELDKMGEAVEMVDKATGKADVTPIFITVDPARDTLPQVNKYIREFHPRMIGLLGDYEAVKKTCKMYRVYFSTPPDATAADDYLVDHSIFFYLMDPLGQFVDAFGKATSAEQVAEKVLDSMRKWEAAGGNAAAGV; this comes from the exons ATGAACACCCTCAGAACGACACTTTCACGCCCTTCCGCTTCTCTCCGTACAGCGGTACTTCCCAAATTCTCGGTTCGCCCTCCGGCCTCCTGCCGGGCAGCTCAGGCTGTATTTGCCCGTAGCTTTGCCTCTGAGACACCTTCAACTCAGTCCCGTTTGGatcagcagcagcaaaaGGCTCGTGACCAAAGCACCGTTGGT CCTTTCACATGGAAAGCCgcctccctcttcctcctcaccGGTGTCGGACTCTACATGTACTTCGAATCTGAAAAAACTAAAGTGCAAGATCGCCGACGTCAAGAGCTCGCAGCCAAGTCTGTCGGCAGGCCTTCAATTGGCGGTCCCTTCACTTTGACTACCCACAAGGGCGAAACATTCACCGAACAAGATTTGAAAGGGAAATGGAGTTTGATCTATTTTGGATTCACACATTGCCCCGATATCTGTCCCGAAGAATTAGACAAGATGGGTGAAGCGGTGGAGATGGTTGATAAGGCTACTGGGAAGGCGGACGTGACCCCCATATTCATCACTGTTGACCCTGCCAGGGATACTTTACCACAGGTGAACAAGTACATTCGAG AATTCCATCCGAGGATGATCGGATTACTGGGAGACTATGAGGCGGTGAAAAAGACCTGTAAAATGTACAGGGTTTACTTCTCCACACCCCCTGATGCTACTGCTGCCGATGACTACCTCGTCGACCACAG TATCTTCTTCTACCTTATGGACCCCCTTGGTCAATTTGTAGATGCATTCGGAAAAGCTACCTCTGCCGAGCAAGTAGCTGAAAAGGTCCTCGATTCCATGCGTAAATGGGAGGCCGCTGGCGGTAacgctgctgctggtgtGTAA
- a CDS encoding uncharacterized protein (Similar to TIGR gene model, INSD accession AAW45132.1), whose translation MPRPGQQAARRKRARVSTTPVPLTNQEEPGSPNPRARCLPVADLPADFEGIPEDGAQYLAMVMRANEELPWSTRMEGWTPTVEDETKNLAESWPPSPPLPYPQEYPPLPEANRRSEWYMFVNGYPMEQHANPLQKGTKGKEKAPELTEEEAMNEGASNTQNPQGRANGEPSAELRAKKGKHREPLVSVVQGLNSNEAVRILSHFAHWLTESITQLPPPFPTSPELLPTQPDGPMNPPSPATSSTARPPNPFPPHYTQWILALLMIVDSHLSGGQISTLRDLARAAMRVAGWRWIRGVVTRDVSEGWKLGGQGWRLVTASAENEGGEEESVDEMLARCWVVVHAIVAGWAQRDLLDDLENLFK comes from the exons ATGCCTCGCCCTGGTCAGCAAGCAGCTCGCAGGAAGAGAGCTCGTGTCTCAACTACTCCCGTTCCATTGACAAACCAAGAGGAGCCAGGGTCTCCCAATCCTCGTGCGCGATGCCTGCCTGTTGCCGACCTACCAGCCGACTTTGAGGGCATACCAGAAGATGGAGCACAATATCTGGCGATGGTTATGAGGGCCAACGAGGAATTACCTTGGTCCACACGAATGGAAGGTTGGACACCGACTGTAGAGGATGAGACAAAA AACTTAGCGGAAAGTTGGCCTCCATCGCCACCCCTACCATATCCTCAAGAATATCCACCTTTGCCCGAAGCAAATCGACGGTCTGAATGGTACATGTTCGTCAACGGTTACCCCATGGAGCAGCATGCAAATCCATTGCAGAAGGGCACGAAGGGCAAAGAAAAGGCCCCTGAGttgacagaagaagaagccaTGAATGAAGGCGCAAGTAATACTCAGAATCCTCAAGGAAGGGCCAACGGAGAGCCGTCCGCAGAACTCAGAGCAAAGAAGGGGAAACATAGAGAGCCTCTTGTCAGTGTGGTTCAAGGACTGAACTCT AATGAAGCTGTCCGAATCCTCTCTCATTTTGCCCACTGGCTCACGGAATCAATAACTCAACTTCCACCTCCCTTCCCCACATCCCCTGAACTCCTCCCGACTCAACCAGACGGGCCAATGaatcctccttctcctgcGACATCTTCAACAGCTCGACCTCCCAATCCGTTTCCTCCTCATTACACTCAGTGGATCCTAGCTCTTCTCATGATCGTCGATTCTCATCTTTCGGGAGGACAAATATCGACCCTTCGAGATCTTGCACGTGCAGCTATGAGAGTAGCAGGCTGGCGGTGGATTCGTGGGGTCGTAACGAGGGACGTAAGTGAAGGATGGAAACTCGGTGGTCAAGGCTGGAGATTGGTGACTGCATCCGCAGAGAATgaaggaggggaagaggagagtgTAGATGAAATGCTTGCGAGATGCTGGGTGGTCGTACATGCTATTGTTGCTGGATGGGCCCAACGAGATTTGCTTGATGATTTGGAAAATTTGTTCAAGTAG